In Solanum pennellii chromosome 7, SPENNV200, the following are encoded in one genomic region:
- the LOC107024375 gene encoding cytochrome P450 724B1-like: protein MGEEGSLLIIVITLVISFVIGITLNHFWPLFFNNYGTTLHVIPKGTFGWPLLGETLSFLKPHPSNSIGTFLQQHCSRYGKVFKSHLFFSPTVVSCDQDLNYFILQNEDKLFQCSYPKPIHGILGKVSLLVAVGDTHKRLRNVSLSLISTIKSKPEFINDVETLALQILQSWKDKHQVRYWEEARKFSFNVIVKQVLGLTPDNPQSALILQDFLAFMRGLISLPLYIPGTPYARAVQARSRISSTIKAIIEERRRKHVVDGDSKKNDFLEILLCVDTLSEEEKVSFVLDSLLGGYETTSLLMAMVVFFIGQSQTAFDRLKEEHDNIRSTKEKELLNWEDYQKMDFTQKVINEALRYGNVVKFVHRKALKDVKFKDYVIPAGWKVLPVFSAVHLDPSVHPNALHFNPWRWESDEQISKKLTPFGGGSRCCPGFELAKVEVAFFLHHLVQKYRWEVEEGEQPIAYPYVEFKNGLTIRLHKNST, encoded by the exons ATGGGTGAAGAAGGTAGTCTTTTGATAATTGTTATCACCCTAGTTATTAGTTTTGTAATTGGCATAACATTAAACCATTTTTGGCCTTTGTTCTTCAATAATTATGGTACTACTCTTCATGTTATTCCCAAGGGCACTTTTGGATGGCCTTTACTTGGTGAAACCCTTTCCTTTTTGAAGCCTCATCCTTCTAATTCTATTGGTACTTTCCTTCAACAACATTGTTCTAG gTATGGGAAAGTGTTCAagtcacatttatttttctccccAACAGTGGTGTCATGTGACCAAGACCTTAATTACTTCATATTACAAAATGAAGATAAGTTATTTCAGTGTAGTTATCCAAAGCCAATTCATGGTATACTTGGCAAAGTTTCATTGCTTGTGGCTGTTGGTGACACACATAAAAGGCTTAGGAATGTTTCATTATCACTAATCAGCACCATTAAGTCTAAACCTGAGTTTATTAATGATGTTGAAACATTagcacttcagattcttcaatCATGGAAAGATAAACAtcaagtcagatactgggaagAGGCAAGAAAG TTTTCATTCAATGTGATAGTGAAGCAAGTTCTTGGATTAACTCCAGATAATCCACAAAGTGCAttaattcttcaagattttcttgCTTTTATGAGAGGATTAATTTCTTTACCATTATACATACCTGGAACTCCATATGCAAGAGCAGTGCag GCTAGAAGTAGAATATCTTCAACTATCAAAGCAATTATAgaggaaagaagaagaaaacatgtTGTTGATGGtgatagtaaaaaaaatgattttctagAGATACTTCTTTGTGTTGATACCTTATCTGAAGAGGAAAAAGTTAGCTTTGTTCTTGATTCTTTACTTGGTGGTTATGAGACCACTTCTCTCCTTATGGCTATGGTTGTCTTTTTTATTGGTCAATCACAAACTGCTTTCGATCGACTCAAG GAAGAGCATGATAACATACGAAGTACGAAGGAAAAGGAGTTATTGAATTGGGAAGATTACCAAAAGATGGACTTCACTCAAAAG GTGATAAATGAAGCTTTAAGATATGGGAATGTTGTCAAATTTGTGCACCGAAAGGCACTTAAAGATGTCAAATTTAAAG ATTATGTGATTCCAGCGGGTTGGAAGGTCCTACCAGTATTCAGTGCTGTTCATTTGGACCCATCAGTTCATCCTAATGCACTCCACTTTAATCCTTGGAGATGGGAG AGTGATGAGCAAATAAGCAAGAAGTTGACTCCTTTTGGGggaggatcaaggtgttgtcCTGGATTTGAACTTGCAAAGGTTGAAGTAGCCTTCTTCCTTCACCACCTTGTACAAAAATacag ATGGGAAGTAGAAGAAGGAGAACAACCCATTGCTTATCCATATGTGGAGTTCAAAAATGGTTTAACAATCAGACTTCATAAAAATTCTACTTAG
- the LOC107026514 gene encoding subtilisin-like protease SBT5.3, whose amino-acid sequence MLLRVKGLKNMKITMGENFASLSLLSILFMCLFSSTFAIKKSYVVYMGAHSHGKEVSSIDYGNVRDSHHEFLGSYLGGSNEKAKEAIFYSYTRHINGFSAMLEDEEAIEISKHPQVVSVFENRGRKLHTTRSWSFLGLENNDGVIPSSSLWKKARFGEDSIIGNLDTGAWPESESFSDEGYGPIPSKWRGICQSDFDPTFHCNRKLIGARYFNKGYATLAGSLNSTFNTPRDTDGHGSHTLSTAGGNLVEGSTVFGYGNGTAKGGSPKARVAAYKVCWTPISGNECFDADILAAFDMAIHDGVDVLSVSLGGDAVPYANDSIAIGSFHAVKHGIVVVTSAGNSGPAVSTVSNVAPWVITVGASTMDRQFPSYVTLGNNKRYKGESLSVEALPKGKLFPIITAASAKATHATTYDAQLCKAGALDPKKVKGTILVCLRGENARVDKGQQAALAGAVAMLLANDYASGNEIIADPHVLPATQISYTDGLDVIAYVNSTRAPTAFITHPTTQLGTKPAPVMAAFSSIGPNTVTPQILKPDITAPGVSIIAAFTGAQGPTEQAFDKRRVKFNSVSGTSMSCPHVSGIVGLLKTLHPTWSPSAIKSAIMTTARTRDNSVEPMLNASYIKTSPFAYGAGHVRPNRAMDPGLVYDLTIDDYLSFLCAQGYNETQIKTFTLGPFKCPDPINFIDMNLPSITVPNLNSSITITRTLKSVGSPGTYKARIRHPIGISAVVEPNSLEFKNINEEKSFKLTLKVKGSKAPKDYVFGQLIWSDNKHYVRSPIVVKCT is encoded by the exons ATGTTATTGAGAGTGAAAGGACTAAAGAACATGAAGATTACAATGGGAGAAAACTTTGCTTCCTTATCTCTACTTTCTATtctttttatgtgtttgtttagTTCTACATTTGCCATAAAAAAG TCATATGTGGTGTACATGGGAGCACATTCACATGGAAAAGAAGTTTCATCTATTGATTATGGTAATGTAAGAGATTCACATCATGAGTTTCTTGGATCATACTTAGGAGGAAG CAATGAGAAAGCAAAGGAAGCAATTTTCTACTCTTATACTAGACACATCAATGGCTTTTCTGCTATGCTTGAAGATGAAGAAGCAATAGAAATTTCAA agCATCCACAAGTAGTATCAGTATTTGAAAACAGGGGAAGAAAATTACACACAACAAGATCATGGAGCTTTTTGGGGTTAGAGAATAATGATGGAGTTATTCCTTCAAGTTCATTATGGAAAAAGGCAAGATTTGGAGAAGATAGTATCATTGGCAATCTTGATACTG GTGCATGGCCTGAATCAGAAAGCTTTAGTGATGAAGGATATGGACCAATTCCATCAAAGTGGAGAGGAATTTGTCAAAGTGATTTTGATCCCACATTTCATTGTAATAG GAAGCTAATTGGAGCAAGGTATTTCAACAAAGGGTACGCTACACTAGCAGGATCGCTAAATTCAACCTTCAATACACCGCGAGACACTGATGGCCATGGTTCCCACACGTTGTCCACAGCCGGTGGAAACTTAGTTGAAGGATCAACTGTTTTCGGATATGGAAACGGGACAGCAAAGGGTGGATCACCAAAAGCAAGAGTAGCAGCTTACAAAGTTTGCTGGACTCCAATTTCAGGCAATGAGTGTTTCGATGCAGACATCTTGGCTGCATTTGATATGGCTATTCATGATGGCGTTGACGTCCTTTCTGTATCACTAGGAGGAGATGCAGTACCCTATGCCAATGACAGCATTGCTATCGGTTCGTTTCATGCTGTTAAGCATGGCATTGTTGTGGTTACCTCTGCTGGTAACTCTGGTCCTGCTGTTAGTACAGTATCAAACGTTGCACCTTGGGTCATTACTGTCGGTGCAAGCACTATGGATCGTCAGTTCCCTAGCTATGTAACACTCGGAAACAACAAGCGTTACAAG GGAGAAAGCTTATCAGTTGAAGCATTGCCTAAAGGAAAGTTATTCCCAATCATTACTGCTGCTTCAGCAAAAGCTACTCATGCTACAACCTACGACGC GCAACTATGCAAAGCTGGTGCATTGGATCCTAAGAAGGTAAAGGGAACTATTTTAGTTTGCTTAAGAGGAGAAAATGCAAGAGTTGACAAGGGCCAACAAGCTGCTCTGGCTGGTGCAGTTGCAATGCTTCTAGCCAACGATTATGCATCGGGCAACGAAATTATTGCTGATCCTCACGTCTTACCTGCTACGCAAATTAGTTACACTGATGGACTTGATGTAATCGCTTATGTTAATTCAACAAG GGCACCTACGGCTTTTATTACACATCCAACAACTCAATTGGGGACAAAGCCAGCCCCGGTGATGGCAGCATTTTCATCGATAGGGCCTAACACTGTTACACCACAGATTCTTAAG CCTGATATCACTGCTCCAGGAGTGAGCATAATCGCTGCCTTTACTGGCGCTCAAGGTCCTACAGAACAAGCTTTTGATAAACGTCGCGTTAAATTTAACTCTGTTTCAGGCACTTCTATGTCATGCCCTCATGTATCTGGTATTGTTGGTCTTTTAAAAACTCTCCATCCAACTTGGAGTCCTTCTGCTATCAAATCCGCAATTATGACAACTG CAAGAACACGAGACAATTCTGTAGAGCCAATGTTGAATGCTAGTTACATCAAAACAAGTCCATTTGCTTATGGAGCAGGGCACGTTAGGCCAAATCGCGCTATGGACCCTGGCTTGGTCTACGACTTGACAATCGATGATTATTTGAGTTTTCTATGTGCTCAAGGCTACAACGAAACTCAAATCAAGACGTTCACACTAGGCCCTTTCAAATGCCCTGATCCGATTAATTTCATTGACATGAATTTACCATCAATCACAGTGCCTAATCTGAATAGCTCTATCACAATTACAAGAACTTTGAAGAGTGTTGGATCTCCAGGTACGTATAAAGCGCGAATTCGACACCCCATTGGAATTTCTGCTGTTGTTGAGCCAAATAGTTTGGAATTCAAGAATATTAATGAGGAGAAATCGTTTAAGCTAACATTGAAGGTTAAAGGATCTAAGGCACCAAAAGATTATGTATTTGGACAATTAATTTGGTCTGATAATAAGCATTATGTTAGAAGTCCAATTGTAGTAAAATGTACCTAA
- the LOC107025281 gene encoding disease resistance protein Pik-1-like → MKQRVIIKLFIDRNNRKSRTKAFKIAVSQPGVESAAIKEGEDFELEVVGEHIDAVVLTNCLRKKLGHAQLLSVSPVVVVADNDNVGGGTDANPQTHSYPYFGVPQYQVYEVSDPNPECCSIM, encoded by the exons ATGAAA CAAAGGGTGATTATCAAATTATTCATTGATAGGAATAATCGGAAATCTCGGACAAAGGCCTTCAAAATTGCTGTTTCTCAACCAG GTGTGGAATCAGCAGCTATAAAGGAAGGTGAAGATTTCGAATTAGAAGTAGTGGGAGAGCACATTGACGCAGTAGTTCTTACTAACTGCCTCAGGAAGAAATTGGGCCACGCTCAGCTACTGAGCGTGAGCCCTGTTGTCGTTGTTGCTGACAACGACAACGTGGGAGGGGGCACAGATGCAAATCCACAAACCCATAGTTACCCATATTTTGGGGTACCTCAATACCAAGTATATGAAGTTAGCGACCCGAACCCGGAATGTTGCTCCATAATGTGA